From Solibacillus isronensis, the proteins below share one genomic window:
- the ald gene encoding alanine dehydrogenase, producing the protein MKIGVPKEIKNNENRVAMTPAGVLSLIANGHEVYIETGAGLGSAFTDQDYIEAGAHIVQTAAEAWAGEMVLKVKEPVQSEYKYFREGLILFTYLHLAPEPELTKALLENRVIGIAYETVQLPNGSLPLLTPMSEVAGKMATQIGAHYLEKLPGGKGILLGGVSGVPRSKVTVIGGGIAGTNAAKVAVGMGADVTIIDLNPERLRQLDDLFGRDVQTLISNPYNIADAVRSADLVVGSVLIPGAKAPKLVTEEMIKSMSPGSVVVDIAIDQGGCFATSEKVTTHDNPTFVKHGVVHYTVANMPGAVPRTSTIALTNNTVPYALQIANKGFLRACLDNLALKRGVNTLDGKVVYRAVADAQGLEFAEVEDVLGALTGLN; encoded by the coding sequence TTGAAAATAGGGGTACCGAAAGAAATAAAGAACAATGAAAATCGAGTTGCGATGACACCAGCAGGAGTATTGTCATTAATCGCAAATGGTCATGAAGTATATATTGAAACAGGTGCAGGATTAGGTTCTGCATTTACGGATCAGGACTATATTGAAGCAGGTGCCCATATTGTACAAACAGCAGCTGAAGCATGGGCTGGGGAAATGGTTTTAAAAGTAAAAGAACCTGTGCAAAGTGAATACAAGTATTTCCGTGAGGGATTAATATTATTTACGTATTTACATTTAGCACCAGAGCCTGAATTGACTAAAGCTTTACTTGAAAATCGAGTAATCGGTATCGCCTATGAAACAGTGCAATTACCAAACGGTTCTTTACCATTATTAACACCGATGAGTGAAGTTGCAGGTAAAATGGCAACACAAATCGGCGCACATTATTTAGAAAAATTGCCGGGCGGTAAAGGGATCTTACTTGGTGGAGTATCAGGTGTTCCTCGCAGTAAAGTAACGGTAATTGGCGGTGGTATTGCGGGAACAAATGCAGCTAAAGTAGCAGTCGGCATGGGAGCGGATGTTACGATTATCGATTTGAATCCTGAACGATTACGTCAGCTTGATGATTTATTCGGACGTGATGTTCAAACATTAATTTCAAATCCGTATAATATTGCAGATGCTGTTCGTTCTGCTGATTTAGTAGTTGGCTCCGTGCTTATTCCAGGGGCGAAGGCACCAAAATTAGTGACTGAAGAAATGATCAAATCGATGTCACCTGGCTCTGTAGTGGTTGATATTGCGATTGACCAAGGCGGCTGTTTTGCAACATCTGAAAAAGTAACAACACATGACAATCCTACATTTGTTAAACATGGTGTTGTACACTATACGGTTGCAAATATGCCAGGTGCAGTTCCACGTACTTCGACAATCGCGTTAACAAATAATACGGTTCCTTATGCATTACAAATTGCGAATAAAGGCTTTTTACGTGCATGCCTAGACAATCTTGCATTAAAGCGCGGCGTTAATACATTGGACGGTAAAGTTGTATACCGTGCAGTAGCAGACGCACAAGGGCTTGAATTTGCAGAAGTAGAAGATGTATTAGGTGCACTGACAGGATTAAATTAA
- a CDS encoding 5,10-methylene tetrahydromethanopterin reductase has protein sequence MKRWSFTTLLIIVLTLLPISQIEWNTEAEASQTSKVNNEVISKSASPNKAVKEKAPVSNTGFMPKVNRSYTYKPSFEDAGPRTYTASKNKSIENSVELLEDDYIGYTYIEDQQQFALGVAYSDIFFFSLSYPMKEKTTITDTDYLYDGTTETTPVYVESTSTTVKTKAGTFQNVVVLKYPNGTKIYLAKDHGIIRITDFEGNITTELVSVK, from the coding sequence ATGAAAAGATGGTCATTTACAACGCTACTTATAATTGTGCTTACTCTATTGCCAATAAGTCAAATTGAATGGAATACGGAAGCTGAAGCAAGTCAAACAAGTAAGGTAAATAATGAAGTCATTTCAAAAAGTGCATCACCGAACAAAGCGGTAAAGGAAAAAGCCCCTGTCTCGAATACAGGCTTTATGCCAAAAGTGAATCGCAGTTATACGTATAAACCATCATTCGAAGATGCCGGCCCAAGAACATATACCGCTTCTAAAAATAAATCGATTGAAAACTCGGTAGAATTGTTGGAAGATGACTATATCGGCTATACGTATATTGAAGATCAGCAGCAGTTTGCTTTAGGTGTTGCCTATTCAGATATATTTTTCTTCTCATTAAGCTACCCGATGAAAGAAAAGACAACAATTACCGATACGGATTATTTATATGACGGTACTACGGAAACAACACCAGTTTATGTTGAAAGTACAAGTACAACAGTTAAAACAAAAGCAGGAACATTCCAAAATGTAGTAGTACTAAAATATCCAAACGGCACGAAAATCTACCTAGCAAAAGATCATGGTATTATCCGTATTACTGATTTTGAAGGTAATATTACAACTGAATTAGTCTCGGTTAAATAG
- a CDS encoding M24 family metallopeptidase, whose product MSKLKQLQNHLIENGWDAAFITTPDNVFYFSGFRSEPHERLLGVMVFKDAEPFLICPKMEMPDAVAAGWAFEVVGHEDTENAWDVVAKSVAARNVTFDTLAIEKSHLTVERLEAIQERYEQLKFAGIDEKINALRISKDEVELEKLRKAAELADYAIQVGCDAIAEGVTEMEVLNTIESAIKAKGYVMSFDTMVLAGEKAASPHGTPGNRKIKKGDLILFDLGVIYEGYCSDITRTVAFGQPNDEQIKIYNAVRLANESAIEAVKPGVRAMDLDKIARDVIRDAGYGQYFTHRLGHGLGISVHEFPSINGANEFILNEGTVFTIEPGIYKTDAAGVRIEDDVVVTKDGVEVLTSFTKELVIL is encoded by the coding sequence ATGTCGAAATTGAAACAATTACAAAATCATTTAATTGAAAATGGTTGGGATGCTGCTTTTATTACAACACCTGACAATGTCTTTTACTTTTCAGGTTTTAGAAGTGAGCCGCATGAACGCTTACTTGGTGTTATGGTATTTAAGGATGCAGAACCGTTTTTAATTTGCCCGAAAATGGAAATGCCTGATGCAGTGGCTGCAGGATGGGCTTTCGAAGTTGTCGGACATGAAGATACTGAAAATGCCTGGGATGTTGTTGCAAAAAGTGTAGCGGCTCGCAACGTAACATTCGATACATTGGCTATTGAGAAATCTCATTTAACGGTTGAGCGTTTAGAAGCGATCCAAGAACGTTATGAACAATTGAAATTTGCAGGTATTGATGAAAAAATTAACGCGCTTCGTATTTCAAAAGATGAAGTGGAACTTGAAAAATTACGTAAAGCTGCCGAATTAGCGGACTACGCAATTCAAGTTGGCTGTGATGCAATTGCAGAAGGCGTAACAGAAATGGAAGTTTTAAATACAATCGAATCAGCAATTAAGGCAAAAGGCTATGTGATGAGCTTCGATACGATGGTATTGGCTGGAGAAAAAGCAGCTTCTCCTCATGGAACACCCGGAAATCGCAAAATTAAAAAAGGTGACCTAATCTTATTTGACCTAGGTGTTATTTACGAAGGGTATTGTTCGGATATTACACGAACAGTAGCATTCGGCCAGCCAAATGACGAGCAAATTAAAATTTATAATGCTGTTCGCCTTGCAAACGAATCAGCAATTGAAGCAGTTAAACCAGGCGTCCGCGCAATGGACTTAGATAAAATTGCCCGTGATGTTATTAGAGATGCGGGCTATGGCCAATACTTCACACATCGTTTAGGTCACGGTCTTGGTATTTCTGTTCACGAATTCCCGTCGATCAACGGCGCCAACGAATTTATTCTAAATGAAGGTACAGTATTTACAATCGAACCAGGTATTTATAAAACGGATGCTGCAGGCGTTCGTATCGAGGACGATGTAGTCGTAACAAAAGATGGTGTGGAGGTACTTACATCATTCACAAAAGAACTTGTAATTTTATAA
- a CDS encoding metal-dependent hydrolase, translating to MQISFHGHSVVKIVTNGTTILIDPFINGNGQTDLKVENEKPDVILLTHGHNDHVGDTVELAKTHDALVVAPNELADYLGWQGCKVHNMHIGGARQFEFGKVKFTQAFHGSSYVTENNEIIYTGMPAGILFTAEGKTIYHAGDTALFGDMELIGKRHPIDIAFLPIGDNFTMGPEDAAYAVSLLKPKIVVPVHYNTFPPIEQDPADFAKLVEGAEVQVLQPGEFVKF from the coding sequence ATGCAAATTTCATTTCACGGACATTCCGTCGTAAAAATTGTGACAAATGGGACTACGATTTTAATTGACCCTTTCATTAATGGAAATGGACAAACAGATTTAAAGGTTGAAAATGAAAAACCGGATGTCATTTTATTGACGCATGGACATAATGATCATGTTGGAGATACTGTGGAATTAGCAAAAACACACGATGCACTTGTTGTTGCGCCAAATGAACTTGCAGACTATTTAGGCTGGCAAGGTTGCAAAGTCCACAATATGCATATTGGTGGTGCACGCCAATTTGAATTCGGAAAAGTGAAATTTACACAGGCGTTCCATGGCTCTTCATATGTAACGGAAAACAACGAAATTATCTATACGGGAATGCCGGCCGGAATTTTATTTACGGCAGAAGGTAAAACAATTTATCATGCTGGTGATACGGCATTATTTGGGGATATGGAGTTAATCGGAAAGCGCCATCCAATTGACATTGCCTTTTTACCGATTGGTGACAACTTTACAATGGGACCTGAAGATGCAGCTTATGCGGTTTCATTATTGAAGCCGAAAATAGTTGTGCCGGTCCACTACAACACATTCCCGCCGATTGAACAAGATCCGGCTGACTTTGCGAAACTTGTTGAAGGCGCAGAAGTACAAGTATTGCAGCCAGGAGAATTTGTGAAATTCTAA
- a CDS encoding DRTGG domain-containing protein, with translation MSTKHEKILQYIESLPVGDKISVRQIAKEMQVSEGTAYRAIKEAENRRLVSSIERVGTIRIEKKKKENIERLTFAEIVNIIDGQVLGGKTGLHKTLTKFVIGAMKLDDMMRYTDAGSLLIVGNRTQAHEYALKTGAAVLITGGFDTTESNKELADDLDLPIISTTYDTFTVATMINRAIYDQLIKKDILLIEDIYVPMEDTAVLKNNDTIADFHRQNRRTTHGAFPVVTGQNRLVGMITSKDVIGKEESEPVDKVMTKNPIAASMKTSVASAGHRMIWEGIDLLPVIDEEGLLKGVISRQDVLKAIQLAQRQPQHGETIDDLVKNEMRVMGEEDIEVEFTVTPQMTNQFGAISYGAFTILLSEVGAFALKRRKRGEAVVENMNIYFIKPVQMESVLTVRPRILDMSRKFVKMDFEVYSATILVGKAMMTFQLLER, from the coding sequence TTGTCAACGAAACACGAGAAGATTTTACAATACATTGAATCACTACCAGTTGGCGATAAAATTTCGGTTCGTCAAATTGCAAAGGAAATGCAAGTGAGTGAAGGGACAGCTTACCGAGCGATTAAAGAAGCTGAAAACCGACGTCTTGTAAGCTCGATCGAACGTGTAGGTACGATTCGAATTGAAAAGAAAAAGAAGGAAAACATTGAACGCTTAACATTTGCTGAAATTGTAAATATTATAGATGGTCAAGTTTTAGGAGGGAAGACAGGTCTCCATAAAACTTTAACGAAATTTGTAATTGGTGCGATGAAGCTTGATGATATGATGCGCTATACAGATGCAGGGAGCTTGCTCATTGTCGGTAACCGTACACAGGCACATGAATACGCATTGAAAACAGGGGCTGCTGTATTAATTACCGGCGGATTTGATACAACTGAATCCAATAAAGAGCTGGCAGACGATTTGGATCTGCCAATTATTTCAACAACGTATGATACGTTTACAGTGGCGACGATGATCAACCGTGCCATCTATGACCAGCTGATTAAAAAAGATATATTACTGATTGAAGATATATATGTCCCGATGGAAGATACGGCTGTATTAAAAAATAATGATACGATTGCAGATTTTCATAGACAGAACCGTCGTACGACACATGGTGCTTTCCCTGTTGTAACAGGTCAAAACAGGCTTGTCGGAATGATTACGAGCAAGGACGTAATCGGTAAAGAAGAGTCAGAGCCGGTTGATAAAGTGATGACAAAGAATCCGATCGCTGCTTCGATGAAAACGAGTGTCGCATCAGCCGGACACCGAATGATCTGGGAAGGAATCGATTTGCTTCCTGTCATTGATGAGGAAGGGTTATTAAAAGGGGTTATCAGTCGTCAGGATGTATTAAAGGCGATACAGTTAGCACAGCGTCAGCCTCAGCATGGCGAGACAATCGATGATTTAGTGAAAAATGAAATGCGTGTCATGGGTGAAGAGGATATTGAAGTGGAATTTACTGTTACACCGCAAATGACAAACCAGTTTGGTGCAATTTCATATGGTGCTTTTACAATCCTGTTATCCGAAGTCGGTGCTTTTGCATTGAAGCGTCGTAAGCGCGGAGAAGCGGTTGTTGAAAATATGAATATATATTTTATCAAGCCAGTACAGATGGAAAGTGTATTAACTGTCCGTCCTAGAATTTTGGACATGTCACGTAAATTCGTCAAAATGGATTTTGAAGTATACAGCGCGACAATTCTTGTAGGAAAAGCGATGATGACATTCCAGTTATTAGAACGATAA
- a CDS encoding YtpI family protein: protein MVYLNFLFVACIIASLVFYFYFKTKQFRSTLPIRRKWYTAKAGVALAAFLIFFGLNATILYPDILGFAVAAVFFIIGAGLGVNNYKRMQHEGRYIKEEYELNR from the coding sequence ATGGTCTATTTAAATTTTCTGTTTGTTGCCTGTATTATAGCATCACTAGTATTTTATTTTTATTTCAAAACTAAGCAATTCCGTTCGACACTGCCTATTCGTCGTAAATGGTATACTGCGAAAGCCGGAGTTGCGCTTGCCGCATTTCTCATCTTCTTTGGTCTGAATGCAACGATTCTGTATCCGGATATTCTCGGGTTTGCCGTTGCAGCTGTTTTCTTTATCATTGGTGCAGGTTTAGGTGTTAATAACTATAAACGCATGCAGCATGAAGGCCGATACATAAAAGAAGAATACGAACTAAACAGGTAA
- a CDS encoding DHH family phosphoesterase, which yields MKRQIIDKIKQYETIVLHRHVRPDPDAYGSQIGLAELIRAKYPEKAVYTVGEHDDSLSFMASPQQVEDAQFKNALVIVTDTANTERIDDQRYVNGDYLIKIDHHPNDDAYGDLLWVDTDASSCSEMIYELYEEGKTYADWDMSDEAARLLFAGIVGDTGRFLYPSASPKTFETAGQLVQYNFDRNEVFDGMYEMERKLLNLQGYIYQHFEMDENGAASIKLPAAILQQFDATPSETSLLVSSLGNVKNIRAWVMFIEDNDTIRVRIRSKGPVINGLAKKYNGGGHPLASGATAYSWEEADQVIEDLKVICSEYK from the coding sequence TTGAAACGTCAAATTATTGACAAAATTAAACAATATGAAACAATTGTACTGCATCGCCATGTACGACCGGACCCAGATGCGTACGGTTCACAAATAGGTCTGGCTGAGTTAATTCGGGCAAAATATCCGGAGAAAGCAGTATACACGGTCGGTGAACATGACGACTCATTATCTTTCATGGCATCTCCTCAGCAAGTAGAAGATGCACAGTTTAAAAATGCACTTGTCATTGTGACAGATACTGCGAATACCGAACGTATAGATGATCAGCGCTATGTTAACGGCGATTATCTTATTAAAATCGACCACCATCCGAATGATGATGCTTATGGTGATTTATTATGGGTGGATACGGATGCTAGTTCATGCAGCGAAATGATTTATGAGCTTTATGAAGAAGGTAAAACGTATGCGGATTGGGATATGTCCGATGAAGCGGCACGTCTGTTATTTGCGGGAATTGTCGGTGATACAGGGCGTTTCTTATATCCGAGTGCGAGCCCGAAAACATTTGAAACAGCAGGACAACTTGTACAATATAATTTCGACCGAAATGAAGTTTTTGATGGTATGTACGAAATGGAACGTAAACTATTAAATCTTCAAGGTTATATATACCAGCATTTCGAAATGGATGAAAACGGTGCGGCTTCGATTAAATTGCCTGCAGCTATTTTACAGCAATTTGATGCTACCCCTTCCGAAACCTCCCTATTAGTTAGTTCATTGGGCAATGTAAAGAATATCCGTGCATGGGTGATGTTCATTGAAGACAATGATACGATTCGCGTTCGTATCCGTTCAAAAGGTCCGGTTATCAACGGCCTGGCGAAAAAGTATAATGGTGGCGGGCATCCGCTGGCATCTGGTGCTACAGCATATTCTTGGGAAGAGGCAGATCAAGTAATTGAAGATTTGAAAGTCATTTGCAGTGAATATAAATAA
- the dnaE gene encoding DNA polymerase III subunit alpha has protein sequence MTVYPQVRTSADLLKSTIRIEELIPFLHQQEAKSCAIVNTKLYGLLPFWFEMKRAGIHPVIGLTIQLELTEDQSLPLVLYAKTNEGYRNLLKISSSISIRPEQTIPLRWLLAYGKGIAFMIPALEQQAIWLQQEVEPLLKEIIKAYPHEVYIGISRLSDTAGLESSAVQLAEKNALPIVATHESLFFNDEDFFAYEVAQAIHTGVKLNDAVESNKQENHLLTAEQWQQKFHDQQQWLIQMENLLLSCQIEINTNNVYMPKFPVGEGETAENLLQQQVVTGLQRRLNMHTLPTHYVERMNYELHVIQSMGYSDYFLIVADFMQFAREAQILTGPGRGSSASSLVAFALEITQVDPLQYDLLFERFLNPERITLPDIDIDFLDTRRHEVIQYVAKKYGKQYVAQIITFGTLSAKAVARDVARMFNFESEALEMISKLIPNKPGITLKEAYAMSENLRAWVTAEPIRQKWFQTSLRLEGLPRNASTHAAGVVLSPVPLVDVVPIEEGHDGIFLTQWPMQEVEQNGLLKIDFLGLRNLTILEQIRKSIQFTHNTQINFNQIPLNDEKTFELLQNGDTNGIFQLESDGMKNALREIKPTHFLDIVAVNALYRPGPMEFIPMYARRKHKKEQVIMPHPHLTPILEETYGVIIYQEQIMRIANVMAGFSFGQADLLRRAVSKKKRDVLEQQRASFVKGALTKGYTQQAAEEVYALIVRFADYGFPKSHAVAYSVISYQMAYLKANYPVNFYAALLTNATGNPEKLAQIIMEAKARGIEILPPSINRSMRHFKVEGGKIRFSLSVIKGVPQPFMQKLLIARQERQKPFDSIFDLAVTLTTANFNRKIIEPLIKAGALDEFGKDRATLLATIEGAQKQADFVRPGGDDLFEGALLAFGKPKYSETSPIPEKIKLQYEKDVLGFYLSDHPIVKLRSHFPEVTATVQNLAHLKDNAFVKMIGQVREMRQLRTKRGELMAFVQMEDEFGTVSLTLFPKEYEQVVGKIREEGLLYIEGFYEQRFNKQQIKVKQIIIK, from the coding sequence GTGACTGTATATCCGCAAGTACGGACAAGTGCCGATTTATTGAAAAGTACAATTCGTATCGAAGAGCTCATCCCTTTCTTACATCAGCAAGAGGCAAAAAGCTGTGCAATTGTTAATACGAAATTGTACGGACTTTTGCCTTTTTGGTTTGAAATGAAAAGGGCCGGTATTCATCCGGTTATAGGCTTGACGATTCAGCTCGAATTGACAGAAGATCAATCATTGCCGCTTGTTTTATATGCAAAAACAAACGAAGGGTATCGTAATTTGTTGAAAATCTCCAGCAGTATCTCTATTCGTCCGGAGCAGACGATTCCGTTAAGATGGCTGCTCGCATATGGTAAGGGAATTGCTTTTATGATTCCTGCGCTCGAACAGCAGGCAATATGGTTGCAACAGGAAGTGGAGCCGCTATTGAAAGAAATTATTAAGGCCTATCCGCATGAAGTGTATATCGGGATTTCTCGTTTATCCGACACAGCGGGTTTGGAAAGTTCGGCAGTGCAGCTCGCTGAAAAAAATGCTCTTCCAATTGTTGCAACACATGAAAGTCTGTTTTTTAATGACGAGGACTTTTTTGCCTATGAAGTGGCACAAGCCATCCATACCGGGGTAAAACTGAATGATGCTGTAGAAAGCAATAAACAGGAAAATCATTTACTGACAGCAGAACAGTGGCAGCAGAAGTTCCATGATCAGCAACAATGGCTCATCCAAATGGAAAATTTATTACTGAGCTGTCAAATTGAAATAAACACAAATAATGTTTATATGCCGAAGTTTCCGGTTGGTGAAGGGGAGACGGCGGAAAATTTGCTGCAGCAGCAAGTAGTGACTGGTTTACAGCGACGTTTAAATATGCACACATTGCCAACACACTATGTTGAACGGATGAACTATGAGCTTCATGTTATTCAGTCGATGGGTTATTCAGATTATTTTCTGATTGTTGCCGACTTTATGCAGTTTGCACGTGAAGCACAAATATTAACAGGACCGGGCCGTGGTTCTTCCGCATCTTCCCTTGTCGCATTTGCACTCGAGATTACACAGGTGGACCCATTGCAATACGATTTGCTGTTTGAACGTTTTTTAAATCCGGAGCGTATTACACTGCCGGATATCGATATCGACTTTTTAGATACGAGACGGCATGAAGTCATTCAGTATGTTGCAAAAAAATACGGCAAGCAATATGTCGCACAAATTATTACGTTCGGTACATTATCAGCCAAAGCGGTTGCCCGTGATGTTGCCCGTATGTTTAATTTCGAAAGTGAAGCATTGGAAATGATTTCTAAGCTGATTCCAAATAAACCCGGCATTACACTGAAGGAAGCATATGCAATGTCGGAAAACTTAAGAGCATGGGTTACAGCAGAGCCTATCCGCCAAAAATGGTTTCAAACATCACTTCGGTTGGAGGGACTTCCACGGAATGCATCGACACACGCAGCGGGGGTCGTATTGAGTCCTGTTCCATTAGTCGATGTCGTACCAATTGAAGAAGGACATGACGGGATATTTTTAACACAGTGGCCTATGCAGGAAGTAGAGCAAAACGGATTATTGAAAATTGATTTTTTAGGGCTCCGTAATTTAACGATTTTAGAGCAAATACGGAAGTCGATTCAGTTTACTCATAATACACAAATCAATTTTAATCAAATTCCGCTCAATGACGAGAAGACATTTGAGCTTTTACAAAATGGTGACACTAATGGTATTTTCCAGCTAGAGTCGGATGGCATGAAAAATGCACTCCGTGAAATTAAACCGACCCACTTTTTAGATATTGTGGCGGTCAATGCATTGTATCGACCGGGTCCGATGGAATTTATCCCGATGTATGCAAGAAGAAAACATAAAAAAGAGCAGGTTATCATGCCGCATCCGCATTTAACACCGATTTTGGAAGAGACATACGGCGTTATTATTTATCAGGAGCAAATAATGCGCATTGCGAATGTGATGGCGGGCTTTTCTTTTGGACAGGCTGATTTGCTCCGTCGTGCAGTCAGTAAAAAGAAGCGGGATGTACTAGAACAGCAGCGGGCATCTTTCGTAAAAGGTGCTTTAACAAAAGGCTATACACAGCAGGCAGCGGAAGAAGTGTATGCATTAATTGTCCGGTTTGCCGATTATGGCTTCCCGAAAAGCCATGCCGTTGCCTATAGTGTTATTTCCTATCAGATGGCGTACTTGAAAGCCAATTATCCGGTCAATTTTTATGCTGCCCTCCTGACAAATGCTACGGGTAATCCGGAAAAGCTTGCCCAAATTATAATGGAGGCAAAAGCAAGGGGAATCGAAATATTGCCGCCGTCGATTAATCGAAGTATGCGTCATTTTAAAGTGGAAGGCGGGAAAATCCGATTTAGTCTGTCAGTGATTAAAGGTGTACCGCAGCCTTTTATGCAAAAACTGTTAATTGCGCGTCAAGAAAGACAAAAGCCGTTTGACTCTATATTTGATTTGGCTGTGACATTGACGACAGCGAATTTCAACAGAAAAATTATCGAACCGCTTATTAAAGCAGGTGCACTTGATGAATTCGGCAAAGATCGTGCAACATTACTCGCTACTATCGAAGGTGCACAGAAACAGGCAGATTTCGTGCGACCGGGCGGGGATGACTTGTTTGAAGGGGCATTGCTAGCATTCGGGAAACCGAAATATAGCGAAACATCGCCAATACCGGAAAAAATCAAACTGCAGTACGAAAAGGATGTGCTCGGTTTTTATTTATCTGATCATCCAATCGTAAAATTACGAAGCCATTTTCCGGAAGTTACGGCAACTGTTCAAAATTTGGCGCATCTTAAAGACAATGCATTCGTAAAAATGATCGGTCAGGTTCGGGAAATGCGCCAGCTCCGCACAAAGCGCGGTGAACTGATGGCATTTGTTCAAATGGAAGATGAGTTTGGAACTGTCTCTTTAACATTATTTCCGAAAGAATACGAGCAAGTTGTCGGAAAAATCCGGGAAGAGGGACTGCTTTATATCGAAGGCTTTTACGAGCAGCGATTTAATAAACAACAAATAAAAGTTAAACAGATTATTATAAAATAA
- a CDS encoding FadR/GntR family transcriptional regulator, whose amino-acid sequence MEDKPAKKMFIQIVKQLHDLIAEQNIQEGQKLPSERTLSEQLQVGRSSVREALRSLELLGLIETRHGGGTYLASMQHHQFVEIVGSFILQDEKSIADVHATREMHEKEAIRIICQSDNLKALPIWESFFVKVELGQELKREDILRECMIVSGNRLALKIWLQLLSFSNNLLANEITEEEKMELKILLASLQMGYLHEAIDSYEKWMVIIKE is encoded by the coding sequence GTGGAAGATAAGCCCGCAAAAAAGATGTTTATTCAAATTGTTAAGCAATTACACGATTTAATTGCTGAACAAAATATTCAGGAAGGGCAAAAACTTCCTTCAGAAAGAACGTTAAGCGAGCAGCTGCAAGTGGGAAGGTCTTCGGTTCGGGAGGCTTTACGCAGTCTGGAGTTGCTGGGTTTAATTGAAACAAGGCATGGCGGTGGTACATATTTGGCCAGTATGCAGCACCATCAGTTTGTAGAAATTGTCGGATCATTTATTTTGCAGGACGAAAAATCGATTGCGGATGTGCATGCAACGAGAGAAATGCACGAAAAAGAAGCGATTCGAATTATTTGCCAATCTGACAATTTGAAGGCATTACCGATTTGGGAGAGCTTTTTTGTAAAGGTAGAGCTTGGGCAGGAGTTAAAAAGAGAAGACATACTTCGTGAGTGTATGATCGTTTCAGGTAACCGGCTTGCATTAAAAATTTGGCTCCAGCTTCTTTCTTTCAGCAATAATTTATTGGCAAATGAAATTACAGAAGAAGAGAAAATGGAATTAAAAATACTGCTTGCTTCATTGCAAATGGGTTATTTACATGAAGCAATTGATTCATATGAAAAATGGATGGTCATTATTAAAGAATGA
- the accD gene encoding acetyl-CoA carboxylase, carboxyltransferase subunit beta, whose translation MAIRDLFTISRKKNTDNITRKEDEKSFPEGIVTKCPKCKTIHVTKELEKNLKVCAKCQHHFTLNANERIACFLDEGSFVSMDDHLQTTNPLNFPAYVEKVEADIKKTGLNEAVLTGVGALKGMQVVVAVMDSNFRMGSMGSVVGEKITRAVEKATELKVPFIIFTASGGARMQEGVLSLMQMAKTSVALKRHSEEGLLYISILTHPTTGGVSASFASIGDYNIAEPQSLIGFAGRRVIEQTVREKLPDDFQTAEFLLDHGQLDAIFNRTEMRDKIATIVKLHVQGGVSHV comes from the coding sequence ATGGCAATTCGTGATTTGTTTACAATTAGTCGTAAAAAAAATACTGATAATATTACTAGAAAAGAAGATGAAAAATCCTTTCCGGAAGGCATCGTGACGAAATGTCCTAAATGTAAAACGATTCATGTCACAAAAGAACTCGAAAAAAACTTGAAAGTATGCGCAAAATGTCAGCATCATTTTACTTTAAATGCTAATGAAAGAATTGCCTGTTTTTTAGATGAAGGCTCTTTTGTTTCAATGGATGATCATCTTCAAACTACCAATCCTTTAAACTTCCCTGCATATGTGGAAAAAGTGGAAGCGGATATTAAGAAAACCGGGTTAAACGAAGCTGTATTAACAGGTGTAGGTGCATTAAAAGGGATGCAGGTTGTTGTTGCGGTAATGGATTCGAACTTCCGTATGGGGTCTATGGGTTCGGTTGTTGGTGAAAAAATAACACGCGCTGTAGAAAAGGCGACAGAGCTGAAAGTGCCATTCATCATCTTCACGGCAAGTGGCGGTGCACGTATGCAAGAAGGGGTATTGTCATTAATGCAAATGGCAAAAACGAGTGTTGCTTTAAAACGCCATAGCGAGGAAGGCCTACTATATATTTCAATTTTGACGCATCCGACTACAGGTGGTGTATCGGCAAGTTTTGCATCGATCGGTGATTATAATATTGCAGAGCCTCAAAGTCTGATCGGGTTTGCGGGACGTCGTGTAATAGAACAAACGGTACGTGAGAAGTTACCGGATGATTTCCAGACAGCAGAATTTTTATTAGATCATGGACAGCTTGACGCAATTTTTAACCGTACAGAAATGCGCGACAAAATTGCAACAATTGTTAAGCTGCATGTACAGGGAGGCGTATCACATGTCTAA